In a genomic window of Candidatus Woesearchaeota archaeon:
- a CDS encoding valine--tRNA ligase yields MELPKRYEPKESEEKWMKYWAEKNIFTFKEQSLDETKEIYSIDTPPPTVSGKMHIGHAFSYAQGDMIVRFHRMKGKIIFYPFGTDDNGLPTERLIEKTKKVKSTKMERSEFIELCEKTIEEIKPEFIADWEKLGISADYKKSYSTISKHSIKTSQKSFIELYKKGRIYEQESPMSWCPKCQTAIAQAEFENVEMTSHFSDIIFKQGQKDLIIATTRPEMIPSCVALFAHPDDERYKELKGKFATVPLFNYEVPIMFDESVTMDKGTGLMMVCTFGDKEDVEKWHKYKLSLKTVFTKDGRMNKEAGKYEGLEIKEARKAILEDLKKEGFLLKQKEIKHAVNVHDKCGTEIEILKTKQWFIRVLDKKQELIEAADKITWHPEFMKKRYIHWVENLQWDWCISRQRHFGAPFPVWRNKDTGEIILAEEPQLPVYPLKDKPKGHETENIIPETDVMDTWATSSLTPQIALDWTNNSEKFKKMYPETIRLQSHDIIRTWAFYTITKGIYHHNQVPWKQIMISGFVLDPKGNKMSKSKGNTISPQDITEKYGSDSIRYWAAGSRLGEDTPYQEKDVQTGKKTITKLFNASKFTMMNLEGYKPDHDSNTNTLKTDSLEIMDKWLLSKLQKTIKKSTEGFEEYEYSKSKHETDKFFWQKFCDNYLEFVKHRTYGEETNIKSKTAAQTTLYHTLLTQIKLFAPIMPFITEEIYHAYFKDFEKQKSIHITKWPEYNPELVDEEAEKTGDLAVEIIAEIRKYKSENKLSLKEELQEITIHCAEEKQKNIQLIEEDIKKVGIINIINYKKSEELKIEIQK; encoded by the coding sequence GTGGAATTACCAAAAAGATACGAACCAAAAGAATCAGAAGAAAAATGGATGAAATACTGGGCTGAAAAAAACATTTTTACATTCAAAGAACAAAGCCTGGATGAAACTAAAGAAATCTATTCAATAGATACGCCTCCGCCAACAGTTAGCGGAAAAATGCACATCGGACACGCATTCTCCTATGCACAAGGAGACATGATAGTAAGATTCCACAGAATGAAAGGAAAAATAATATTCTACCCATTTGGAACAGATGACAATGGACTGCCAACTGAACGACTTATAGAAAAAACAAAAAAAGTAAAATCCACAAAAATGGAAAGATCAGAATTCATAGAACTCTGTGAAAAAACAATAGAAGAAATAAAACCGGAATTCATAGCAGACTGGGAAAAACTCGGAATAAGCGCAGATTACAAAAAATCTTATTCAACAATAAGCAAACATTCAATAAAAACATCACAAAAAAGTTTCATAGAATTATACAAAAAAGGAAGAATCTACGAACAAGAAAGTCCGATGAGCTGGTGCCCAAAATGTCAAACAGCGATCGCTCAAGCAGAATTTGAAAATGTAGAAATGACATCACACTTCTCAGACATAATATTCAAACAAGGACAAAAAGACCTTATAATAGCAACAACAAGACCTGAGATGATACCTTCCTGTGTAGCACTATTCGCGCATCCAGACGATGAGAGATATAAAGAATTAAAAGGAAAATTCGCGACAGTACCTCTATTTAATTATGAAGTACCAATAATGTTTGACGAATCAGTAACAATGGACAAAGGAACAGGACTCATGATGGTTTGCACCTTCGGAGACAAAGAAGACGTAGAAAAATGGCATAAATACAAACTCTCTTTAAAAACAGTATTTACAAAAGATGGAAGAATGAACAAAGAAGCAGGAAAATATGAAGGACTCGAAATAAAGGAAGCAAGAAAAGCAATCCTTGAAGACCTAAAAAAAGAAGGATTCCTATTAAAACAAAAAGAAATAAAACACGCAGTCAACGTACACGACAAATGCGGAACAGAAATAGAAATACTAAAAACAAAACAATGGTTCATACGAGTGTTAGATAAAAAACAAGAACTAATAGAAGCAGCAGACAAAATAACTTGGCACCCTGAATTCATGAAAAAAAGATACATACACTGGGTAGAAAATCTTCAATGGGATTGGTGCATAAGCAGACAAAGACACTTTGGAGCGCCATTTCCTGTATGGAGAAATAAAGATACAGGAGAAATAATACTTGCAGAAGAACCACAACTACCAGTATACCCTCTAAAAGATAAACCTAAAGGACATGAAACTGAAAATATCATTCCAGAAACAGACGTTATGGATACATGGGCAACATCCTCATTAACACCACAAATAGCATTAGACTGGACGAACAATTCTGAAAAGTTCAAAAAAATGTACCCTGAAACAATAAGATTACAATCCCACGACATAATAAGAACCTGGGCATTTTACACAATAACAAAAGGCATATACCACCACAATCAAGTACCCTGGAAACAAATAATGATCTCAGGATTCGTCTTAGATCCAAAAGGAAACAAGATGAGCAAAAGCAAAGGGAATACAATAAGCCCGCAAGACATAACAGAAAAATACGGATCAGACAGCATAAGATACTGGGCAGCAGGATCAAGACTTGGAGAAGACACACCATACCAAGAAAAAGATGTGCAAACAGGAAAAAAAACAATCACAAAATTATTCAACGCTTCAAAATTCACCATGATGAACTTAGAAGGCTACAAACCAGACCACGATTCAAATACCAACACTCTAAAAACAGATTCATTAGAAATCATGGATAAATGGCTCTTATCAAAACTCCAAAAAACAATAAAAAAATCCACGGAAGGATTTGAAGAATACGAATACAGCAAATCAAAACACGAAACAGACAAATTTTTCTGGCAAAAATTCTGCGACAACTACTTAGAATTCGTAAAACACAGAACATACGGAGAAGAAACAAATATAAAATCAAAAACCGCGGCACAAACAACACTATACCATACATTACTCACACAAATAAAGTTATTTGCACCAATAATGCCCTTCATAACAGAAGAAATATACCACGCATACTTCAAAGATTTTGAAAAACAAAAAAGCATACATATAACAAAGTGGCCAGAATACAATCCAGAATTAGTTGATGAAGAAGCAGAAAAAACAGGCGACTTAGCAGTAGAAATCATAGCAGAAATAAGAAAATATAAATCAGAAAACAAATTAAGCCTTAAAGAAGAACTTCAAGAAATAACAATACACTGTGCCGAAGAAAAACAAAAAAATATACAACTCATAGAAGAAGACATAAAAAAAGTCGGAATAATAAACATAATAAACTATAAAAAATCAGAAGAACTAAAAATAGAAATACAAAAATGA
- a CDS encoding HesA/MoeB/ThiF family protein, whose translation MDRYVRQIKLSEIGVEGQRKLRDSSVVVVGVGALGTLSAEILVRMGIGKVCLVDGDRVSLVNLHRQVLFCEDDVDKLKVLVAKEKLGRLNSSVKVDVVDEFLNEDNVDVLLFGFDLILDCTDNMKARQVINDFCFRFGKTWIYAAASSVRGNVAVIDDAEKFSSFFRTGETFDSCSDVGVFSPVCSLVSSIQVSETVKFLLGKEYSKELLRFDLWKNSFDKIKL comes from the coding sequence ATGGATAGGTATGTTCGTCAGATTAAACTTTCGGAGATTGGAGTAGAAGGTCAAAGGAAACTTAGAGATAGTTCTGTGGTTGTTGTTGGTGTAGGAGCGCTTGGAACTTTGTCTGCTGAAATTTTAGTGAGGATGGGTATTGGCAAGGTTTGTTTGGTTGATGGGGATAGGGTTTCTCTTGTCAATCTTCATAGGCAGGTTTTGTTTTGTGAAGATGATGTTGATAAGTTGAAGGTTTTGGTTGCAAAGGAGAAATTAGGTAGGCTGAATTCAAGTGTAAAAGTTGATGTTGTTGATGAATTTTTAAATGAAGATAATGTGGATGTGTTGCTTTTTGGGTTTGATTTGATTTTGGATTGTACTGATAATATGAAAGCTCGGCAGGTTATTAATGATTTTTGTTTTCGTTTTGGGAAAACTTGGATTTATGCTGCTGCATCTTCTGTGAGAGGTAATGTTGCTGTTATTGATGATGCTGAGAAGTTTAGTTCTTTTTTTAGAACGGGGGAGACTTTTGATAGTTGTTCAGATGTTGGCGTTTTTAGTCCTGTTTGTTCTTTGGTTTCAAGTATTCAGGTTTCTGAAACTGTTAAATTTTTGCTTGGGAAAGAGTATTCTAAAGAACTTTTGAGATTTGATTTATGGAAGAATTCTTTTGATAAAATAAAACTATAA
- a CDS encoding class A beta-lactamase-related serine hydrolase has translation MNKIKLSQKNTYLTLTIIFFITTIILAMIILTENKTSQEEYDLLNPHIANKEIEDFQKFQENAIITYKPLEQKLQEITNKTQGTYSIYFEDLKTGASLEINGKEKYTPASLLKIPTTAAILKMVEEKKLTMNKTIKITQLDIDMSSGQFLGVLTEKDIGTDKTIEELLKISLQKSDNSANHALFRNLPTEKYIEARLSMGMPLTTTILKPEGTTKMTPKQYTNIFRSLYLSSYLRKPYSQWILRTLTNTIHNKWIPSGLPKGTTISHKIGFWKEEESYHDCGIIYTQKTNYILCIMSKNTTEPESIETMKQISKEIYEYIKK, from the coding sequence TTGAACAAAATAAAACTTTCTCAAAAAAACACATACCTAACACTAACAATAATATTCTTCATAACAACAATAATACTCGCAATGATTATTCTTACAGAAAACAAAACAAGCCAAGAAGAATACGACCTACTAAACCCGCACATAGCAAACAAAGAAATAGAAGACTTTCAAAAATTTCAAGAAAATGCAATAATAACATATAAACCGCTAGAACAAAAACTCCAAGAAATAACAAATAAAACCCAAGGAACCTACAGCATATACTTTGAAGACTTAAAAACAGGAGCATCACTAGAAATAAATGGAAAAGAAAAATACACTCCTGCAAGTCTCCTAAAAATACCAACAACCGCAGCAATACTCAAAATGGTAGAAGAAAAAAAACTGACAATGAATAAAACAATAAAAATAACACAACTAGACATAGATATGAGCTCAGGACAATTCCTCGGAGTTCTAACAGAAAAAGACATAGGAACAGACAAAACAATAGAAGAATTACTAAAAATATCCCTACAAAAATCAGATAATTCTGCAAACCACGCACTATTTAGAAATTTGCCTACTGAAAAATACATAGAAGCAAGATTATCTATGGGCATGCCCCTAACAACAACAATACTAAAACCAGAAGGCACAACAAAAATGACCCCAAAACAATACACAAACATATTTAGATCACTATATTTATCAAGCTACTTAAGAAAACCATATTCTCAATGGATACTACGAACACTAACAAACACAATACATAACAAATGGATACCCTCAGGACTTCCAAAAGGAACAACAATAAGTCACAAAATCGGATTTTGGAAAGAAGAAGAAAGTTACCATGACTGCGGAATAATATACACACAAAAAACAAATTACATTTTATGCATAATGAGCAAAAACACAACAGAACCAGAATCAATAGAAACAATGAAACAGATATCAAAAGAAATATACGAATACATCAAAAAATAA
- a CDS encoding fibrillarin-like rRNA/tRNA 2'-O-methyltransferase, with amino-acid sequence MDEVNKFRVFKIGKGKKSSYFTKSIYLKFVGFDEKLFRQGSDVFREVSPMRSKFIAAIAKGLSQTGIREGSVVLYLGASHGYTPSFISDIVGESGFVFCLDFAPRVVRDLVFVCEKRANMAPVLADAFQINTFKTSVPGKVDVVFQDIAQRNQVEIFVKNCDYFLKPGGFGLLALKARSVDVSRKPKDIFKETRTFLEKKYFVVDYRELDPFEKDHAFFVVKKK; translated from the coding sequence ATGGATGAAGTAAATAAATTTAGGGTTTTTAAGATTGGTAAAGGTAAGAAGTCTTCTTATTTTACTAAGAGCATTTATCTTAAATTTGTGGGTTTTGATGAAAAATTATTTAGGCAGGGCAGTGATGTTTTTCGAGAAGTTAGTCCTATGCGTAGCAAGTTTATAGCTGCTATTGCTAAAGGTTTGAGTCAGACAGGGATTAGAGAAGGCAGTGTTGTTTTATACCTTGGTGCTAGCCATGGTTATACGCCTAGTTTTATTAGCGATATTGTCGGTGAGAGTGGTTTTGTTTTTTGTTTAGATTTTGCGCCTCGTGTTGTTCGTGATTTAGTGTTTGTTTGTGAAAAAAGAGCTAATATGGCTCCTGTTCTTGCTGATGCATTTCAGATTAACACTTTTAAGACTTCTGTGCCTGGTAAGGTAGATGTTGTGTTTCAAGATATTGCTCAAAGAAACCAGGTTGAAATTTTTGTTAAGAATTGTGATTATTTTTTGAAGCCTGGAGGTTTTGGTCTTTTGGCTTTGAAAGCTAGAAGTGTTGATGTGAGTAGGAAGCCTAAGGATATTTTTAAGGAAACTAGGACTTTTTTGGAGAAAAAATATTTTGTTGTTGATTATCGTGAATTAGATCCTTTTGAGAAAGATCATGCTTTTTTTGTAGTTAAAAAGAAATGA
- a CDS encoding site-2 protease family protein, producing MSFEWFWDWGIAALFYIIIILLIYFNRKKFDIEHKVIALYRTKFGLKLMNFIGAKHPKFIGFLGNVGIYVGFLGMLVMIGFMFFGTYQLVFVPSAPPMFSPVIPGFQIPGSPFKFPLFEGLLSLFIVVVIHEFSHGVVARAHGIKVNNSGFVMIGPIPGAFVEPDEKQLKKKSKKVQLSIFAAGPWSNIIAAFIFLLLLNGFVFLTASSYTPTGVVIEDFTNKEDVLASGRLAGFSKGDVIIGVDNVSVGGVWELSDSLVNKSPGDVVLIKTDFFEKEIVLDAHALNGSVPVVGIIANHRLDASNAFMGVIKPVYLWFVGNPYDTGFIPRLGVLGLLYVLSLGIGLVNLLPIGPTDGGRMYLLALQKFFKNDKAMLIWSKTALILVILLIFLVVMPILREIFSGLV from the coding sequence ATGAGCTTTGAATGGTTTTGGGATTGGGGCATAGCTGCTCTTTTTTACATTATAATCATTTTGTTAATCTATTTTAATAGGAAGAAATTTGATATAGAGCATAAAGTAATTGCTTTGTATAGGACTAAGTTTGGTTTGAAACTGATGAACTTTATTGGTGCTAAGCACCCTAAATTTATTGGTTTTTTAGGTAATGTTGGTATTTATGTTGGTTTTTTAGGTATGCTTGTGATGATTGGGTTTATGTTTTTTGGGACTTATCAATTAGTGTTTGTTCCTTCTGCACCTCCTATGTTTAGTCCTGTAATTCCCGGGTTTCAGATTCCTGGAAGTCCTTTTAAGTTTCCTTTATTTGAAGGTTTATTGTCTTTGTTTATTGTTGTTGTTATTCATGAATTTAGTCACGGTGTTGTTGCTAGGGCGCATGGTATTAAGGTTAATAATAGCGGTTTTGTTATGATTGGGCCTATTCCTGGTGCTTTTGTTGAGCCTGATGAAAAACAGCTTAAGAAAAAGAGTAAAAAAGTTCAGCTTAGTATTTTTGCTGCGGGTCCTTGGTCTAATATTATTGCGGCATTTATTTTTTTGTTGTTGTTAAATGGTTTTGTTTTTTTAACTGCTTCAAGTTATACGCCTACAGGTGTTGTGATTGAGGATTTTACTAATAAAGAGGATGTTTTAGCTAGTGGTAGATTGGCAGGGTTTTCTAAGGGTGATGTTATTATTGGTGTTGATAATGTTTCTGTTGGCGGGGTTTGGGAGTTATCTGATTCTTTAGTGAATAAGTCTCCAGGCGATGTTGTTTTGATTAAAACGGATTTTTTTGAGAAAGAAATAGTTTTGGATGCTCATGCTTTAAATGGTAGCGTTCCTGTTGTAGGTATAATTGCCAATCATAGACTTGATGCTAGTAATGCGTTTATGGGCGTTATTAAGCCTGTTTATTTGTGGTTTGTTGGCAATCCTTATGATACTGGTTTTATTCCCAGGCTTGGCGTGCTTGGCTTGTTGTATGTTTTAAGTTTAGGTATTGGGTTGGTTAATTTGTTGCCTATTGGTCCTACGGATGGTGGTAGGATGTATTTGTTAGCGTTGCAGAAGTTTTTTAAAAATGATAAGGCTATGTTGATTTGGTCTAAAACTGCTTTGATTCTTGTCATTTTGTTGATTTTCTTGGTTGTTATGCCTATTTTAAGGGAAATTTTTAGTGGTTTAGTTTGA
- a CDS encoding DsbA family protein yields the protein MKIKFKFAILLFVFGLIFIPSVMSLKVTYEVGSDAYVVPENAKKDFKVTQLEVKDIEKKKVVSDNAKDVDDIVEKIRSELKDNADIKSNNRFFYIYTNYIAPLIGNYLVLDTTHLMQMHDEDYALASFDRDGSYGFSTSSNLNVDAEDFDLRIDNAFLNARENIEMVADNFAFNSQNNIQLDADGRMDLTGNVINIDGSNLITLGSDDFLIESDSVQGYGDFLELNYDTFSLSASDFELNVEELISEDDISMVFEEGVDVETDEDLVVDVGEDFYLNAEGITLESETPINIDGNINLDGDLLFDSNDGVVLRSSNGNSWLLKVDDNGNLFTQPVDSATNDTGGDSGEYMGDKVLGDSDAPVTITMFAGFEDPYSKQFMTNTFGLIIDEYIESEDVLFVFKNYPLIGIQPNSLNASVAAECAAHQGKFWEYSFELFNLDNLDSVNYVEVASELGLDEDDFIDCLQDDYALNQIFEEIEEGDDLGITGTPTFFINDVELIGAHPFSDFQEIIDGELEG from the coding sequence ATGAAAATAAAATTTAAATTTGCAATTCTTTTGTTTGTCTTCGGATTAATATTTATTCCAAGCGTGATGTCTTTGAAAGTTACATATGAAGTAGGATCTGATGCATATGTTGTTCCTGAAAATGCAAAAAAGGATTTTAAAGTAACTCAGCTTGAAGTTAAAGATATTGAAAAAAAGAAGGTTGTTTCTGACAATGCTAAAGATGTTGATGATATAGTAGAAAAAATAAGGTCTGAATTGAAAGATAATGCAGATATAAAATCTAATAATAGGTTCTTTTATATTTATACTAATTATATAGCGCCTCTTATAGGTAACTATTTGGTTTTGGACACAACTCATTTAATGCAAATGCATGATGAGGATTATGCTTTGGCTTCATTTGATAGGGATGGTTCTTATGGTTTTTCTACTAGTTCGAACTTAAATGTTGATGCTGAAGATTTTGATTTAAGAATAGATAATGCCTTTTTGAACGCAAGAGAAAACATTGAGATGGTTGCAGATAATTTTGCTTTTAATTCTCAGAATAATATTCAATTAGATGCAGATGGAAGGATGGATTTAACTGGAAATGTAATTAATATCGACGGTTCTAATTTAATAACGCTTGGTTCAGATGATTTTTTAATTGAATCAGATAGTGTTCAAGGTTATGGTGACTTCCTTGAGTTGAATTATGATACTTTTTCACTTAGCGCTTCTGATTTTGAGCTGAATGTTGAAGAATTAATTTCTGAAGATGATATCAGCATGGTTTTTGAAGAAGGTGTCGATGTTGAAACTGATGAAGATTTAGTTGTTGATGTTGGAGAAGACTTTTATTTGAATGCAGAGGGAATAACTTTAGAATCTGAAACTCCAATAAATATTGATGGAAATATTAATCTTGATGGAGATCTTTTGTTTGATTCAAATGATGGTGTTGTTTTGCGGTCGTCAAATGGGAATTCCTGGTTGTTAAAGGTTGATGATAATGGTAATTTGTTCACTCAACCAGTAGATAGTGCTACTAATGACACTGGAGGAGACTCAGGTGAATATATGGGCGATAAAGTGTTAGGTGATTCAGATGCTCCTGTCACGATAACTATGTTTGCAGGGTTTGAAGATCCGTACTCTAAGCAGTTTATGACTAATACTTTTGGTTTGATTATTGATGAATATATTGAATCTGAAGATGTTTTATTTGTTTTTAAAAATTATCCTTTGATTGGTATCCAGCCTAATTCTTTGAATGCTTCAGTTGCCGCTGAGTGTGCAGCTCATCAAGGAAAATTTTGGGAGTATTCTTTTGAATTATTTAATTTAGATAATTTAGATTCAGTTAATTATGTTGAAGTTGCTTCTGAATTGGGTTTGGATGAAGACGATTTTATAGATTGTTTGCAAGATGATTACGCTTTAAATCAAATTTTTGAGGAGATTGAAGAAGGAGATGACCTTGGTATAACAGGAACTCCAACATTTTTTATTAATGATGTTGAATTAATTGGCGCGCATCCTTTTTCTGATTTTCAGGAGATAATTGATGGCGAGTTAGAAGGATAA
- a CDS encoding translation initiation factor IF-5A produces the protein MSGEITHKSAGSLQKGNYVVVEGVACTVSDVSVSRPGKHGHAKVNLMAVGILDGKKRNMVCPGHDHVEVPVIDKRNAQVLHHDAKIASVMDTETYENFDLEIPDELKGEIQDGQTVVYWVILQDRVLKQIKSD, from the coding sequence ATGTCAGGAGAAATAACTCATAAATCAGCAGGAAGTTTACAGAAAGGTAACTATGTCGTTGTAGAAGGGGTGGCTTGTACGGTTTCAGACGTTTCAGTTTCAAGACCGGGAAAGCACGGTCATGCGAAGGTCAATTTGATGGCTGTTGGCATTTTAGATGGTAAAAAAAGAAACATGGTTTGTCCGGGGCATGATCATGTTGAGGTTCCTGTTATTGATAAGAGAAATGCTCAAGTTCTTCATCATGATGCTAAGATTGCAAGTGTTATGGATACGGAAACTTATGAGAATTTTGATCTTGAAATTCCTGATGAATTAAAGGGAGAAATTCAGGATGGTCAAACTGTTGTGTATTGGGTCATTTTACAGGATAGAGTTTTAAAACAAATAAAGAGTGATTAG
- a CDS encoding AsnC family transcriptional regulator, translated as MDKKDYQIMELLGRNCRIPHSTIGSALKLSKDAVLYRIRKLEISEMIKQYVLFIDARRLGFTRYHILVSFDADLKKYGDLYLELAKHPFVMWINSFIGRYDAQIIVDAWDGFHLNRIKEDLFSVCKNKIKGYVVLTHLYDLEFTQLNPSIYEDVDFQKKMDHSFSALINNRNFPVSPHFERQHVSETEVELLKELSDDPRKSLINLGKNIGVDRITAKKRIAALIKDKIILSFAISPNLEKLGFVTYYLLVRLKQDIPYNVLKRPFERLQNIFYAGKMLGDYDLILYLNARNPQELNSSIELFKKDIEEYIIHYDLLVQDKVHFWKQFTAGLYSALKK; from the coding sequence GAATTCCTCATAGTACTATAGGGAGTGCTTTAAAATTATCAAAAGATGCTGTTTTGTATAGAATAAGAAAGTTAGAAATTTCAGAAATGATTAAACAATATGTTTTGTTTATTGATGCGAGGAGACTTGGATTTACAAGATATCATATTCTTGTTAGTTTTGATGCAGATTTGAAGAAATATGGTGATTTGTATTTAGAATTGGCTAAACATCCTTTTGTGATGTGGATAAATAGTTTTATAGGTAGATATGATGCTCAGATAATTGTTGATGCGTGGGATGGATTTCATCTTAACCGTATAAAGGAAGATCTATTTAGTGTATGTAAAAATAAGATTAAGGGGTACGTTGTTCTAACTCATTTATATGATTTGGAATTTACACAGCTTAATCCTTCTATTTATGAAGATGTTGATTTTCAGAAAAAAATGGATCATTCATTTAGCGCACTTATCAATAACAGAAACTTTCCTGTTAGTCCTCATTTTGAAAGACAGCATGTTTCAGAAACTGAAGTTGAATTACTCAAGGAATTATCTGATGATCCAAGAAAATCTCTTATAAATCTTGGTAAAAATATAGGTGTTGATCGAATTACTGCTAAGAAAAGAATTGCAGCTTTAATTAAAGATAAAATAATTCTTAGTTTTGCAATAAGTCCTAATTTAGAAAAACTAGGGTTTGTAACTTATTATTTGCTTGTTCGCCTTAAGCAGGATATACCTTATAATGTTTTAAAAAGACCTTTTGAGAGGCTTCAAAATATTTTTTATGCAGGTAAAATGCTTGGAGATTATGATTTGATTCTTTACTTGAATGCTAGGAATCCGCAAGAGCTTAATTCAAGTATTGAGTTGTTTAAGAAAGATATTGAAGAATATATAATTCATTATGATTTGTTGGTTCAAGATAAGGTGCATTTTTGGAAGCAGTTTACTGCAGGATTGTATTCCGCTTTGAAAAAGTAA